The Jiangella alba genome includes the window CCGAGCCGCAGCGCCCGTCACCACCTGCTGTGGCAGGCGCACTCCCAGGGCCTCGGCGCACGCCGGGTCGACGAGGTGCTCGACCTGGTCGGGCTGCGGCAGGCGGCCCGGCGCAGGGCGGGTGAGTACTCACTGGGCATGCGCCAGCGTCTCGGGCTCGCCGCGGCGCTGCTCGGCGACCCGCCGGTGCTCATGCTCGACGAACCGTTCAACGGCCTCGATCCGGAGGGCATGGTGTGGATCCGCGGCCTGCTGCGGTCTCTGGCCGCCGAGGGCCGTGCCGTCCTGGTGTCCAGCCACCTGATGAGCGAACTCCAGGACGTCGCCGGTCACGTCGTGGTGGTGGGCCGGGGCCGGGTCGTCGCCGACACCGGTGTGGCCGACCTGATCGGGCGTCACACGACGCTGGAGGAGGCCTACCTGGAGCTGACCCGGGACGCGGTCGAGTTCCGCGGGGGGCCGCGATGAGGACGCGGGGCGCCAGCGGGTTCGTCCACCTGCTGCGGGCGGAATGGACCAAGCTCTGGACGGTGCGCGGCTGGAGCATCGCCATGGCCGCCGCGGCCCTGGTGATCGTGGCGCTCGGTCTGCTGATCGCGTCGGGTGACCGCGCCTCGTGTGGTGGCCCGAACGACGACGACTGCCCCGCCGCACCGGTGGGGCCGGGCGGCGAGGCGGTGCAGGACGGCTTCTACTTCGTCCACCAGCCGCTGACCGGAGACGGCACGATCACCGTGCGGCTCACCTCGCTGACCGGGATCATCACCTATCCCCCACCCGGCCACGACGAGATCGTCGACGGCGTCGTGCCATGGGCGAAGGCCGGCATCATGATCAAGGACGGCACCGAGCCTGGATCGTCCTACGCGGCGGTCATGCTGACCGGCGATCACGGCGCGCGCATGCAGCACGACTTCACCCACGACACCGCCGGCCGCCCCGGCGGTGCGTCGGCCACGTCCCCGCGGTGGCTGCGGCTGACCCGCGCCGGGGACACGCTCACCGGCGAGGAGTCGGCCGACGGCGTCCGCTGGACCGGCATCGACACCGTCCAGCTGAAGGGACTACCGGACGACGTCCAGGTGGGCCTCTTCGTCGCCTCCCCCTGCGACCTGACGGTGAGCTCGAGCCTCGGCGGGAGCGCCGAGGAGTGCCGCTTCACCCAGGCCACGGCCGTCTTCGATCGCGTCGAGGTGCAGGGGTCCACTCCCCTCGACGCGTGGAGCGGCATCGAGGTGGCCGACGACGGCGGGCAGACCGCCTGGGAGCGGGACCACCGCCCGAACGGGTTCGTCCCGTCCGGTGACACGCTCACGGTGTCCGGAGCCGGCGACATCGCGCCCCTCGGCGACGCCGGCGCGGCCCCCGTCGAGCGCACGCTCACCGGCGTGTTCGCCGGGCTGGTCGTCGTGATCGTCGTGGCGGCCATGTTCAGCACCACCGAGTATCGCCGGGGCCTGATCCGCTCCACCCTGCTGGCCAGTCCGCGGCGGAGCCGGGCACTGGCGGCGAAGGCGGTGGTCATCGGCGTGGCCGCCTTCGCCGCCGGGCTGGCCGCCACCGCCGTCACGGTCCCCCTCGGCACCCGGATCCTGCGCGCGAACGGCATCCAGATCCTGCCGGCGCCTCAGCTCACCGACCTGCGCGTCGTCGTCGGCACCGCCGCGTTGCTCGCCGTCGCCGCCGTGTTCGCCCTCGCCCTGGGCATGCTGCTCCGGCGCAGCGTCGTCGCCGTCACCGTCGGCGTCGCCGCACTGGTGCTGCCCTACTTCCTGGCGGTCGGCTCCGTCGTCCCCGACGGTGCGGCGGCCTGGCTGATGCGGCTCACCCCCGCCGCCGGATTCGCGATCCAGCAGAGCATCCCGGCCTACCCCCAGGTGATCGGCCACTACGCACCGTCGACCGGCTACTACCCGCTCGCCCCCTGGCTCGGTTTCGCGGTGCTCGGCGCCTACACGGCGCTGGCTCTCGGACTGGCCGCCGTCCGGCTGCACCGCAGCGACGCATGAGGCGCGAACTGCACGCGGAGTGGACGAAACTGCGCACCTCCCCGGCCACCGGATGGCTGCTCCTCGGCGTCGCCGCGGTGACGGTGGCGCTGAGCGCCGCCGTCGCCGCCCTCGTCACCTGCTCGTCGTCGGACTGCGGCTACGACGCCACCCGCGTCGGCCTCGCCGGTGTCCAGGTCAGTCAGGCGCTGGTGGCCGTGCAGGCCGTGCTGGCGATCAGCGGTGAACACACGACGGGCATGATCCGGACGAGCCTCGCCGCCATGCCGCGCCGGGCGCGGGTCCTGACCGCCAAGGCGGCCGTCCTCACCGGCGTGACGCTGGTGGCCGGAACCATCGGCGTCCTCGGGGCCATCGTGGCCGCGGGGCAGATCTTGCCTGGCAACGGATTCACGCCCGCGCACGGCTACGCCCCGCTGTCCCCGGCCGACGGATCGACCCTTCGGGCGGTCGCCGGCTCGATCCTCTACCTCGTCCTGATCGCGCTGCTCAGCCTCGGCATCGCCACCGCGGTGCGGGACTCCGCCACCGCCGTCGGGGTCGTGCTCGGCCTGCTCTACCTCGTCCCGATCATCGCCGTGCTGGTCTCTGACCCGCGGTGGCAACACCTCCTGAATCAGATCTCACCGACGAACGCCGGCCTCACCATCCAGGCCACCTCCCAGCTGTCCGGCCTGCCCCTCAGTCCCTGGGCCGGCATGGGCGTGCTCGCGGGCTGGGCCGCTGCCGCGCTCCTCGGTGGCGGTGTCCTGCTGCGGCGCCGAGACGCGTAGAGCGTCAGGGCACGTCGTCGCGGCCGCCAGGCGCCGGGCCGTAGCCGTCCAGCCAGCCGTGCTGGGCGGCGTGCCAGCCGAGCTGCAGCCGCGTCGACACCTGGGCGCGGTCGAGCAGGGCGCTGATGCGCCGGTGCACGGTCCGGATGCTCAACCCCAACTGGCCGGCGATCGCCTTGTCCGTCAGTCCGGCCAGCAGCAGCGACACCAGGTGCGCGTCGGCCGGGGCCAGCCGCGGCGGACGGCCGGAGGCGCGGGCGGTCAGCGCGGACAGGTCGAACGCGCGGTCCCACAGCGACTCGAACAGCGCGATCAGCGCCGCCAGCAGCCCGCTGCGGTGCACGACCATGAACGTCGGCTCGGTCTCCGGGTCGTCCGGGGTCAGCGGCACGAACGCCTCCGACCCGTCGATCAGCGCGAACTTCACCGGCAGCTCGTCGACGACACGAGCCTGCTCACCGGCGGCGACGTAGCGGGCGACGGCCGCGCTGCCGCCGTCGGTCTCGAGGACCGACCGTTCGTAGACGGCGCGGGCGGTGACGCCGCGGGCGAGGAGGTCCAGTTCGGTGTCGTTGGCCTCGTGCGGGATCGCGAACGGCGGCTTGACCAGCACCAGCACCTCCCGCTCGGCCCGCCGCTGCAGCTGCTGGAACCGCTGCGCCACGGCCGGCCGCCCGACGACGACCTCGACCAGTTCGGCGGCCTCGCGGGGACGGCGGCTGGCGCGGTAGCGGCGCAGCAGCTCGTCGACCGCCCGCCGGGTCTCCTGCAGCTCGGCCTGCCGTTGCAGGATCAGCGGCTCGATCGCGATGTCGGGCGGCGTCGCCAGGAACCGCGGCGTGCGGTCGGCGGTGCGGCTCATCAGCCCCTTCGCCTCGAGCGACGCGAGCACCGCCGTGGTCTCTTCGAACGACAGCCCCAGCCGGGTCGCGATGGCGGCGGCGGTGTCGGCGGGCGAGTCGACGAGGGCGCCGTACACCTGCTCCTCGACGGCGGTGACGCCCGCGGCTTCCAGCATCCGGCCACGGTAGCCGCTGCGATCAGGCCGGGAACAGCTCCGGGAGCAGCCGGTTCGCGTCAGCGCGGGCCGGCGCGACGGCGTCGTCGGGCGCCGACGACGCGGGCCAGCGCAGCGTCGTGCCGATGTCGGCCCAGCCGCCGACCGTGGCGAGGAACTTGTCGAGCGCCGGGTTGGACAGCCCGGCGGCCTGCAGCGGGGCGATGTGCCGGCGGAAGAACTCGGCGATGCGCGCCTCGACGTCCAGCGCGCCCGGCGGGTCCGTCGTCATCATGCGGTACCAGGCGACGGCGCCGCGCGGCGACATCGCGGCGACGTTGGAGTAGCTGCCGTGCGCGCCGCGGGCGAGGCCCGTCGCCAGCAGGTGGCCGGGCACGAAGACGGACAGATCGCCGGCCAGCTCGGCCATCGCGGCGTACCAGCCGTCGTCGCCACCGGCCATCTTCACGCCGATCAGCGACGGCGTCGCGGCGGCGGCGCGGGCCAGCAGCTCCGGCCCGACCGGCGTCTTCGCGTGCGGCGGGTTGTAGAGCACCAGCGGCACCGGCCCCGCCGCCTCGGCCGCGCCGGCCAGGAAGCGCACCACCTCGTCGTCGTTGAGCGGCACCCAGTCGGGCAGGATCACCTGGACGGCGCCCGGCTCCAGCGCCGCGGCCCGGCGGATCCGGCCCATCATCACCGGCGTGGCCGGGTGCGACGCCCCGAGCTGGAACGGCAGCCCGGCCGCCTCGCACAGCGTCGCCAGCACGTCGTTGACGTGGTCGAACTCGGCCTCGTCGATGGCGTGGAACTCGCCCGCGGTGCCGTGTGCGTAGACGCCGTCGACGCCGCTGGCGATCAGTGCGTCGACCTGCGCGGCCAGCCTCGCCCAGTCGACGTCGCCGCCGTCACGGAGCGGCAGCAGCACCGTCCCCCACACGCCCCTGACATCGACCGCCCGCAGCGCCTTCATGCCGACGACCCTAGACGGCCATGATGGGCGCATGCGCATCGTCGTCGTCGGCGGGACCGGTCATGTCGGCACGTACCTGATCCCGCGGCTGGTCGCCGCCGGGCACCAGGTCGTCAACCTCAGCCGCGGCACGCGGCGCCCATACGCCGAGCATCCGGCGTGGGAGCAGGTCGAGCAGCTGACCGTCGACCGCGAGGCCGAGGACCGCGCCGGGACGTTCGCCGGCCGGGTCGCGGACCTCGCGCCGGACGTCGTCGTCGACATGGTCTGCTTCACCGAGGAGTCGGCCCGCCAGCTGGTCGACGGGCTGCGCGGGCGGGTGGCGCACCTGGTGCACTGCGGCTCGATCTGGATGCACGGCCCGAGCCGGTCGATCCCGCTGCGCGAGGACAGCGAGACCGTGCCGTTCGGTGACTACGGCGTGCGGAAGGCGGCCATCGCGCGGCTGCTGCTGGACGAGACCGCACGCGGCGGGCTGGTGACGACGTCGCTGCACCCCGGGCACATCAGCGGGCCGGGCTGGCACCCGATCAACCCGCTGGGCAACCTCGACCCGGCGGTGTGGACGGCGCTGGCG containing:
- a CDS encoding ATP-binding cassette domain-containing protein; translated protein: MQATIEVKDLRKRFGSTVALDGMTFTVRPGRVTGFVGPNGAGKSTTMRVVLGLDAAESGSALVAGRVYRTLRSPYRHVGALLDAGAVQPSRSARHHLLWQAHSQGLGARRVDEVLDLVGLRQAARRRAGEYSLGMRQRLGLAAALLGDPPVLMLDEPFNGLDPEGMVWIRGLLRSLAAEGRAVLVSSHLMSELQDVAGHVVVVGRGRVVADTGVADLIGRHTTLEEAYLELTRDAVEFRGGPR
- a CDS encoding ABC transporter permease subunit; translation: MRTRGASGFVHLLRAEWTKLWTVRGWSIAMAAAALVIVALGLLIASGDRASCGGPNDDDCPAAPVGPGGEAVQDGFYFVHQPLTGDGTITVRLTSLTGIITYPPPGHDEIVDGVVPWAKAGIMIKDGTEPGSSYAAVMLTGDHGARMQHDFTHDTAGRPGGASATSPRWLRLTRAGDTLTGEESADGVRWTGIDTVQLKGLPDDVQVGLFVASPCDLTVSSSLGGSAEECRFTQATAVFDRVEVQGSTPLDAWSGIEVADDGGQTAWERDHRPNGFVPSGDTLTVSGAGDIAPLGDAGAAPVERTLTGVFAGLVVVIVVAAMFSTTEYRRGLIRSTLLASPRRSRALAAKAVVIGVAAFAAGLAATAVTVPLGTRILRANGIQILPAPQLTDLRVVVGTAALLAVAAVFALALGMLLRRSVVAVTVGVAALVLPYFLAVGSVVPDGAAAWLMRLTPAAGFAIQQSIPAYPQVIGHYAPSTGYYPLAPWLGFAVLGAYTALALGLAAVRLHRSDA
- a CDS encoding ABC transporter permease subunit — its product is MRRELHAEWTKLRTSPATGWLLLGVAAVTVALSAAVAALVTCSSSDCGYDATRVGLAGVQVSQALVAVQAVLAISGEHTTGMIRTSLAAMPRRARVLTAKAAVLTGVTLVAGTIGVLGAIVAAGQILPGNGFTPAHGYAPLSPADGSTLRAVAGSILYLVLIALLSLGIATAVRDSATAVGVVLGLLYLVPIIAVLVSDPRWQHLLNQISPTNAGLTIQATSQLSGLPLSPWAGMGVLAGWAAAALLGGGVLLRRRDA
- a CDS encoding helix-turn-helix domain-containing protein; this encodes MLEAAGVTAVEEQVYGALVDSPADTAAAIATRLGLSFEETTAVLASLEAKGLMSRTADRTPRFLATPPDIAIEPLILQRQAELQETRRAVDELLRRYRASRRPREAAELVEVVVGRPAVAQRFQQLQRRAEREVLVLVKPPFAIPHEANDTELDLLARGVTARAVYERSVLETDGGSAAVARYVAAGEQARVVDELPVKFALIDGSEAFVPLTPDDPETEPTFMVVHRSGLLAALIALFESLWDRAFDLSALTARASGRPPRLAPADAHLVSLLLAGLTDKAIAGQLGLSIRTVHRRISALLDRAQVSTRLQLGWHAAQHGWLDGYGPAPGGRDDVP
- a CDS encoding dihydrodipicolinate synthase family protein encodes the protein MKALRAVDVRGVWGTVLLPLRDGGDVDWARLAAQVDALIASGVDGVYAHGTAGEFHAIDEAEFDHVNDVLATLCEAAGLPFQLGASHPATPVMMGRIRRAAALEPGAVQVILPDWVPLNDDEVVRFLAGAAEAAGPVPLVLYNPPHAKTPVGPELLARAAAATPSLIGVKMAGGDDGWYAAMAELAGDLSVFVPGHLLATGLARGAHGSYSNVAAMSPRGAVAWYRMMTTDPPGALDVEARIAEFFRRHIAPLQAAGLSNPALDKFLATVGGWADIGTTLRWPASSAPDDAVAPARADANRLLPELFPA
- a CDS encoding NAD-dependent epimerase/dehydratase family protein; amino-acid sequence: MRIVVVGGTGHVGTYLIPRLVAAGHQVVNLSRGTRRPYAEHPAWEQVEQLTVDREAEDRAGTFAGRVADLAPDVVVDMVCFTEESARQLVDGLRGRVAHLVHCGSIWMHGPSRSIPLREDSETVPFGDYGVRKAAIARLLLDETARGGLVTTSLHPGHISGPGWHPINPLGNLDPAVWTALASGAPLAVPGIGAELLHHVHADDVAQGFQLAIERRDAAAGQAFHVTAPSALTVRGFAGYAASWFGREPALEFVGWDEFRAGTTPEYAEQSWEHLSRSQFASSDKARRALGYAPRYAPEEAVREAVEWLAGHGELDVELSAG